The Schistocerca cancellata isolate TAMUIC-IGC-003103 chromosome 4, iqSchCanc2.1, whole genome shotgun sequence genome contains a region encoding:
- the LOC126184336 gene encoding transmembrane protein 267 produces MTCYPNVVMGYTTYVVACLLAIVPMIGDFVVSASDNRLAKSLSDNLTHGVIGFLTWLLVCVHYAHVSAYVSLAESAACCLAASAIDVDHFVAARSVSLENALQLKSRPFLHCTSIPLLVFGIGVVVGYVLKYSMMKRYSWLLIAALLSHHIRDSTRRGLWLWPCGTTYPLPYYLYVIITVLIPFLIVAGMKLTDTTYNYDTISV; encoded by the exons ATGACATGTTATCCCAATGTTGTGATGGGTTATACGACGTATGTTGTAGCTTGTTTGTTGGCTATTGTTCCAATGATTGGGGATTTTGTGGTTAGTGCAAGTGACAACCGATTAGCCAAGTCATTATCAGACAATTTAACTCATGGAGTAATTGGTTTTTTAACATGGTTGTTGGTGTGCGTTCATTATGCACACGTATCAGCCTACGTTTCATTAGCTGAGTCTGCTGCTTGTTGTTTGGCAGCTTCTGCAATTGATGTTGATCATTTTGTAGCAGCAAGATCCGTGTCTCTTGAG AATGCTTTACAATTGAAGTCTCGTCCATTCCTGCACTGCACATCAATACCATTGTTAGTTTTTGGTATAGGAGTAGTTGTTGGTTATGTACTGAAATACTCTATGATGAAAAGATATTCATGGTTACTTATTGCAGCATTACTCAGTCATCACATTAGAGATTCTACTAGACGGGGATTGTGGCTTTGGCCCTGCGGTACAACTTACCCATTACCATATTATTTATATGTAATTATTACTGTACTGATACCATTCTTAATTGTAGCTGGAATGAAACTGACAGATACCACTTACAATTATGATACAATAAGTGTATAG